From bacterium:
TCGAGGATATAAATTAAATTCCGCTTGTGAAACGATAGATCAACTAGGGCCGGATTATGATATACGACTTTGGAAAAAGAAGGGTAAATTTCTAGCCTCGACATTAACTTATGATCAGAAGCGTCGTAAGTGGCGCTGCATTCAATCTCGCAATGTTAAAATGCTAAGCATGGATTTTATAAGCTATATTTCTTATAAGATTAAAGAAACTCGACTAGAAATTTTTACTGATTTGACCAATAATGATGAAGATTTTCAGGGGCTTTTGCTTGTAAACGATACTCTAGCTCGAGACATTAGCTGCGTAAAAATCACGAAATAATTTACATTTAGCACTAAATATGTCATAATTACGCTCCTAATTTCGTTCTTTTAAATTTTTATTCTGAGTAATGTTTCTCTTTCTTTATCCAAGCCAAATCATTGGCCTGGATAAAGATGCGTCATGCATTAAGGTTTTCTGCTCTGGTTCAGTAAATTTCCTCCCTTAAATTGTTTAGTAAATTTAAGGGAGGAAGCTCTAACTAGAGCTCACCCGAATACGTATGAAAAAGTTGATACTCGTAATCTCAACCCTTTGCCTTCTGATCGCCGCCCTCACCGGATGTGGCGGATCAGGAGCCTCGACAGTCATCCCACCAAGGGATGAAACCTATAGGTCTCTCGGCATTCTCGTTTCGTCGAGTCACAATTCGTCGACTAGCCAAATCACGAGTTACAATCTCGTGCTTACGCAGCCCGGATTTTATCGTGTAACCTATACGGACTTGAACAACGGAGAGACGACCTCGTTGATTTCGTTTCTCGACGAGGGACAAGTGAGTCGCGAAGAAAACTGGAATCCCGATAAGCCGATTTTCTTCGAGCAGGCAACCGTGCGAATTGAAAAATGGGATCTCAACTCGCCACCTGCACCTAGCGCGCGCGAAAACTATCTCAACGAAGGTCGATTCTGGAGGAGCGCGGAGGAGGAAGATCAGGCACCTAAGGCAGGCAGGAACCTGGAGCGCATTCTCCAGCCAAGTATGCCATAACGATGTTTTTTGGGCCCAGTTGCAGTTTACTTTTGGGCCCAAAAATGTTTCTTAATGACGCGTCTTATCTTTAATATTTTATTTGAGTAGAAGCGAGTGATAGCACTTGAAAAAATATTTTAACATACTAGTATTTCCGATCTTGGCATTCCTTGCCTTTCGTTATTTTTCAAACGATCCACGCAAAGAAATTGAAAAATTAATAACAGAGGCGGCACGCAAGGCCTCATTCGAAGGCCAAGCTCAGCCAATTGAAGCTGCGTTTTACGCCAAAGAAATCCTAAACTTTGCAACCGAAGACCTGCATCTCTTAGGACACACCGACCAAGGCGACCACGCAGTGCAAGGCATTAAGGAAATTAGGCCTGGACTAATTACTGCTCGGACTAAACTCGATCAACTAGCTGTGCATGTAAAAGATTTTAAAATTGAACTAACAAGTCAAGACAAAGCAACCGCTCAGTTGGTAATTCGCGGCATGGGCAAAGAGCCCGGACGCACAGATTATTTTCTCGAAGAACATCCAATTTTACTGAAGTTAACAAAAAGCCAAGGTCAGTGGTTGATATATTACGGCGAGAATAGCGATAAGCTAGTAACAAAATAAAGTTCCTAAACTTGTTTCTCATGTCGCGAATAAATTGAAGTAATCGCTAAAATATAACCCAGATAGTAAAAAGCAATCATTCGCACTTCGCCATCACCATAGTTATACTCAGCTAAGCCAGCAACCTGCCAACCAACTAATGTGGCAGTCAAGGCTAGTAAACAGAGTGCTAGCGATTTTGCAGTTTGATCATCCATATTGCGCAGTTTACTAAATCCACTAAAGCCAAGTTTGAAAATGGCAAACATCCACCAAATAAAAACTAGCGAACCCATAATGCCGCTTTCAGCTGCGATATTTAAGATGTTATTATGCAAATGCCGGTGCGCCTCTGGTAAGGTTGGGTCTAACTCGCGCATGAACTTTGCATTACGCACACCTAGTCCTAATGGATAGCGCTGAATGATTTCTAGTCCAAGTGACCACATACTTTTGCGCCCACCAGCAATCGAGAAATGATCGGAAACTTGAAAAAGTCGATCCTGCACAGGATTAAAAGCGACCAAAACAAGTAGAGAAGTAAGCAAAGCCCCAATACCCAGTCTACGAGAAACCGCAAAGCTAACCAGCATGATTAATATAAAAACACCAAGCCAAGGACCACGTTTGAGGTTAATTAAAAGGGCTAAAGCAATCAGCGAGCCTGCTGTAATAATAAAGCGCTGAAACCAAGGATTTGAGTATTTGGCGAAATCAAAGGCTCTGAAAGCAGCTAAACCTTTGTAACTAGTATAGGCAAAAATCACCAAGATACTCAGAATGAAAATCAATTTAACTGCGCGTGGCAGCGCAGGAATATTAAGTAAATGTGCCCAAGCGCAAACTAATCCTGTCACCGCACAGTAAAGACCAATGCCCAGCCCAATCACGGGCCTACGCTCTAGCTTCCTTTGCTCAAAACGTGTGAGCAGTAGTAAGAAAATTAAGGCACCAAAGACAAGCAGCACTTGTCCAGCTTCTGTGACTGGACCAGGTGGTTTCAGCGCACTCTTGCTTAGTAGTAGTTCGGGGAAAGACAGTTCAATCACTGAATGTAGTGCCGCAAGCGCCTGGCCAATCAGTAATAGACAACAGTAAAAACTGATTCTGCCCAAGAGTTCCTGTGGCTTAATGTCTGGAGCAGAAAGGATTTGATAGACGACGAAAGGCACGGAGAGATAGATCGCAACCTTTACTAATTCAAATACCGAATTCATCGAGCCCAGCCCAATACAGGTAGCAATCGTAGAAAAAAGAAACCAAACCAGCATCGGAGTAGCAATGCTAGCGATGACTGGATTTTGCTGCAGAACTCGAGCGGGGGATTTGAGTCTACCAGTCGAACAGAGAAATCCAAGCCAAGCAAGGGTAAGTATTACCAGGCAAGTATCAATCGCTGCAATCGAAAGCGGGGTGACTACTGAAAGGGTGGCCAGTAGGTAATGGCCAAGAGTGCCGAAGCGTTCTTCCGTCAATCTTGGAAGATGTTGTCGCATCTAGATTATTCGCTCGCAAACAGTTTGGCGCGAGCATATTCGCGGTTCATCTGCGCAATAAATTTAACACTGATTTCTTTCGGGCAAACTGCTTCGCATTCAAATTGGTTTGTGCACGCGCCAAAACCTTCTTGGTCCATTTGCTCAATCATTTTTCTGGCGCGAAGATTGCGTTCAGGTTGGCCTTGCGGCAAATATGCAAGATGAGAAATTTTTGCGGCAGTGAAGAGCATGGCGGAGCCATTTTTGCATGCAGCAACGCAAGCTCCACAGCCAATGCACTGCGCAGCGTCCATCGCAACATCTGCCGCAGTCTTTCCAATCGGCACCGAGTTTCCATCAGGAGCACTTCCAGCATTTACGGAAACGAATCCACCTGCTTGAATAATCCGGTCAAGCGCACCGCGGTCGACAATTAAGTCTTTAATCACTGGGAATGCAGCAGCACGCCAAGGCTCGATATAAATGTGATCACCATTGCTAAACGAGCGCATATGTAATTGACAAGTCGTGCAAGCTTTGCTCGGTCCATGGGCAATGCCATTAATCACCAAACAGCAGGTTCCGCAAATTCCTTCCAGACAATCGGCCTCAAAAGCTATTGGCTCCTCGCCCTTTTCCACTAAATCGCGGTTAACGCTTTTAAGCATTTCAATCAGAGACATGTCTGGGCTGATTTCACGAGCCGCGTATGTCACCATCTTCCCAGGGGTTGCGGCGTTTTTTTGTCTCCAGACATGAATTGTAAATTCCATTCCAGTAATCTCCCTCAAGCTGCTATCTATTTATAACTTCTTTCAACAAGCTTTGCGTTTTCAAATGTAAGTTGCTCGACGTGCCGCTCTGGAGATTTTTCAACCCCTTTAAATTCCCAGACTGCAGCATGTAAAAAGCGTGAGTCGTCACGCTTTGCTTCGCCCTCTTGTGTTTGATATTCTTCGCGGAAATGCCCACCGCAGGATTCTTCTCTAGTTAAAGCGTCCTGGCACATTAGCGCCGAGAACTCGAGAAAATCAGCAACGCGTCCCGCTTTTTCAAGCTCTTGATTGAGGTCCTCTCCTGAACCAGGAACTTTGACATTACTCCAAAACTCCTCGCGCAAGGCTGGGATTAATCCTAGCGCTTTCTTTAAGCCGGCTGCATTCCGTGCCATCCCACAGTAATCCCACATAATTCGACCAAGCTCGCCGTGGAAGGATTCAACCGAGCGCTTGCCATTAATATTAAGCAGTTGCTTGTTGACCGCAGTGACTCCAGATAACGCTGCATTAAACTCTGGGAGCGACGTTTCAAGCTTGCTTGGGCCAGTATTGGCTAAGTAGTTTGCTAGCGTATAGGGCAGAACAAAATATCCATCAGCTAAGCCTTGCATCAAGGCGCTTGCGCCGAGGCGATTCGCTCCATGGTCAGAAAAATTTGCTTCACCAATCACGAATAAGCCATCAATTGTGCTCATTAGATTATAATCAACCCATAGTCCACCCATGGTATAGTGTGGGGCAGGATAAATGCGCATCGGTACTTGGTAGGGGTTTTCCCCTGTGATGCGCTCGTACATGTCAAACAAGTTCCCGTAGCGCTGTTTGATCGTGGACTCACCAAGACGCTGAATTGAGTCACGGAAATCAAGATAAACACCTAGTCCGCCTGGCCCAATACCATTACCGTTATCGCAGGCCTCTTTGGCACTACGCGAAGCAATGTCGCGTGGCGCAAGATTGCCGTAACTTGGATACTTACGTTCTAGATAGTAATCACGCTCACTGTCGGGAATTGTTTGCGGCTGACGCTTGTCGCCCTTAGTTTTAGGAACCCAGATGCGCCCGTCATTTCTTAGTGACTCAGACATCAAGGTTAGTTTTGCTTGGTGTTCGCCGCTGACAGGAATACAGGTTGGATGAATTTGCGTGTAGCAAGGGTTTGCAAATCCAGCTCCGCGCTTGTAAGCGCGATATGTTGCTGTGACGTTACAACCTAGGGCATTTGTTGAAAGATAGAAAACGTTAGAATAGCCCCCTGTCGCTAGCACTACAGCATGCGCTGCAAAGGACTCAATTTCACCGTTCAGAAGATTTCTGCAGATAATGCCCTTGGCTTTATTGTTGCTGACAACGAGATCGAGCATTTCTCGACGAGTCATCATTTTTACATTTCCAAGGCTGATCTGTCTGCTTAACGAGGCATAAGCACCAAGCAGTAGCTGCTGTCCGGTTTGACCGCGGGCATAAAAAGTGCGCGACACTTGAGCGCCGCCAAAAGATCGATTTGCCAGTGTGCCGCCATATTCACGTGCAAAAGGCACTCCCTGAGCAACGCACTGGTCAATAATCGAAGCACTGACTTCGGCTAAACGATAAACATTGGCCTCACGTGCACGGAAGTCACCACCCTTGATCGTGTCATGAAATAAACGCCAAACGTTATCACCGTCATTTTGGTAATTCTTTGCGGCATTGATTCCACCTTGAGCAGCAACGCTATGGGCGCGACGTGGTGAATCATGAAAGCAAAAACAATAAACTTGATACCCAAGCTCTCCGAGGGTTGACGCAGCAGATGCTCCAGCAAGTCCAGAACCAACTACGATTACCGAATACTTACGGCGGTTGTTAGGTGCAACAAGCTTTGATTCATTTTTATGCTTGGTCCATTTCTCAGCCAGTGGACCAGAGGGGATCTTTGCATTTAATTCCATTAGTAGTGAACTCCAGGAGGTAGCGAGATGATTTCTAGTAAAACAGCAATGGGAATTGAGATGTAGCCTAGATAAATAAGCCCGGCGATGGCAGGTCCAACTAGCCTCAACTGCTGAGTGTACTTTTGACTGTAAAATCCAAGTGACTGGAGGAAACTCGGAATGCCATGACTTAAATGTAAGCACACTGCAGTTAGTGCGAGAATGTAGGTGAAGGCAATAATTGGATTGGAAAAACCAAGGACAACCATGGAAAAAACATCGTGGCGGCCTTGCTGGTCGTGCAGATTCGCAAATTCTGGATTGATTAGCGTCCAGGTAAAATGTGCAAGGTGAAAGAGCACAAAAAAGAAAATTACAGAGCCTCCACCGAACATTACCCGTGAAGCAAAACTTGCTTGTACGGTGTTTTGATAAGCATAGACTACCGGCCGGGCATTAGTATTTTTGCGCTTGAGTTTAATTGCACTGATCACGTGCGTTAAAAAAATTGCAATTAGTCCAATGCGTGCAATCCATAAAAGGCCGCCAAGTTCTTCAAGTAACTCAGCGTATTCGTTCAACGCGTTTTGCCCGAGGAAAATTTGCAAATTCCCCAGTAAGTGAAAAATTATAAATAATACTAAGCCGATACCCGTAATTCCCATCAGGAATTTCAGGCCAATGGAGCTTGAGAAAAAGCACGAAGCTTTATCGAGATCTGCTCTGAGTGGTTGAGCTTGAGTGGCCATGCTAATACCTTATCTAAAGACTATTTCTTGCTGTTGAATTTCCTAACTGTTCTTCCTGCAGAATTTTCCTACACTGTGCGCAGTTTAGGAAATAGAGAATCTCTGCGAAGTAAGACTACCATAAAGAGCACAGCTGCATAGATCAACTGTCGCATTGGACCGAGAATACTTGAGTCAATTTCAAATTGACGGATTGGTTCAGGCAAAAGCGTAAGAAAGATTACACCAAATAATGCTCCCCAAAAAGATCCAGGTTTACCGATAATTACGGCAGAAAGTATAAAAATCATCTCTGAAGAACTGAAGGAACTTGGGTCAATATAGTTGATATAATAAGCATAAAGCGAGCCAGCAATTCCCGCAAAGATTGATGAAATAACAAAACAAATAATTCGTGCGTGCTTGGCATTCTTGCCTAAGGCGAGTGCTGCAGACTCGTTTTCACCGAGGGCACGTAGGGTCAAGGCTAGGGGGCTTTTAAAGACAAAGTAAACAATTGTTAGTGATAAAAATACAAATACAAGTGCTAGATATAAAAAATTGATGTTCTCATAAAAATTAATACCAAAAAGTTCTGGTCGCGGAATTCCTGGAATGCCAAGCACTCCACGCGTCAGGCTTTTCCAGTTAATTAAAAGAGCAGCGACAATCGAGTGAAAGGCAAGTGTGCCAATTGCGAAATAATCTCCAGAAAGTCGCAAAGAGATTGCGCCAACTAACAATGAAAGTATTGCTGGTAAAATCATACTGACGATCATGCAGGGCAGTGGACCTAGATTATAATTTACTGCCAGCAGAGCTGTGCCGTAGGCACCAAGTGCCCAGAAAGCAATGTGCGCAAGATTGAGCATGCGTGCTAGGCCAAATGAAATGTTATAGCTCGCAGCAAGAATTAAATAGATTGAGCAAAGTATCCCCAGGTGAATGTAATATTCCATACAGTTAACTTGAAAACACCTTAGACTTTCCGCAGTCGTTTCCCAAATATTCCAGTTGGGCGAACCAGTAACATCAAGAGGATAATGATAAATGCAACTGCATCCTTGTATCCAGCCGGGATACTATAACCGCCGATTTCAACGCCAAGTCCTAAATTTTCAACAAGTGCTAGAATGTAACTTCCGGCAACCGTGCCCCAGATATTGCCTAGCCCGCCAAGGATCATTGCCGCCAGCGCTTTAACAGTAAAAATTCCTCCCATTGTTGGTTGAATATTTGTTTCATAGCCGACAAGAATTCCCGCATAAGTAGCTAAGAGTGTGCCAATTAAAATTACGCTGAGCGTGAGGATTCTTCGATTAATTCCTAGGCTCTCTGCAGCAGCCGGGTGCTCGGCTAAGGCTCTAAGCATCCTACCATAGTAAGTAGTATGCACTACTAGTCCAAGTACTGAGAGAATGAACACGGCACTTGTAATAATAATAATTTGAATTGGGGTGATAAAAATTCCCCAGAACTCAATGCTTTCAACTGCTGACCCCGATGTAAATGATTTTACGTTTACGCCAAAAAAAATCGAAACAAGGGACTCAAGAATAATTGAAAGAGCAAGCGTGCTAACTAGTGGGAGTATGAAACTATGTTCTGTAAACGGTTCGATAAAAAGGCGTAGTGCGGTAATTGCAAATAGCGACATGCACCCCAGGCTCAAGATTCCCGCGGCAGGAACCGCTAGTTCTTGGCTGATATGGAAAAAATAAAAAAGGTAAGCCCCCAGCATTAAAACTTGCCCATGCGCAAAATTAAGAACTTTCAAAACGCCATACATTAAAGAAAATCCTGAACTGACGATGGCATAGATGCTGCCGGCTATCAGCGCATTAACTAACAGTTGCGGCATAATTTCCCACATCTTATGCAGCCTCGGTTGTCGTTACATTTTTGTGATCAGTGCCAAAGTAAATCTCTTGAAGGCGGGGGTCAGATCGCACTGACTCTGGGCTACCATCCATTACTACCTTCCCAGTATCTAGCACCAAAATACGAGGGCAAAGCTTTTGAATGAAACTCAAATCATGTTCAATGATCATAATTGTCTTATCTAGTGCTGCTAATTCATTGAGCATGGCCATCACATCTTGCTTCATCTTTGGAGCGACACCAGCGGTTGGTTCATCGAGTAGAATTAAATCTGAGCCAAGTGCAAGTGTGCGGGAGATTTCAAGTAAGCGCATCTGTCCACCCGATAAACTTGAAGCAAGTTCTTTAGCTTTAGTCTCCAGCTTAACTTTACTTAAAAGCTCTAGCGCGCGCTGGGTTAATGCCTTTTTATTGCCATTCCAAGAAAGCTTTGCTCCAGGGGAATTCTCTAGCGCAAGAATCATATTCTCGATGACTGTGAGTTCGCGGAAAATTCCAAAATTCTGAAAAATACGACCAATCCCTTTTCTTGCACGAACGTGTGGGGCAAGCTCGGTGATGTCTTCATTTTGATAATTGATTTTTCCTGAATCGGGGATAAAAAAACCACTAATGCAGTTAAAAAGAGTAGTCTTGCCGCAGCCGTTTGTGCCAATGATACCGACATGTTCGCCGGGCTTAATATCAAAGCTGATCCCGGTAAGAATTTTATTTCCTCCAAGACTGAGCTGGAGATTATCGACCTGCAAGATGGGAGTAGACATTTTAATGTTCTTTCTATGTGATTGTCGCAGTATAGTCTGTGGAAACGCGATAAACAATGCCCTTTAGTTCTATGTGTCAGAATATTTTAAAGCTCAGGCAGAAAATTAATGGAAATTACCGTGAGCTGGGCATTTTTTTGATTGGAATTTTGTGCTTCCTACCAAGTCTGCAATTTGACTTTGTCTACGATGACATTGTGCATATTTCCCAAAATTTACAAATTCGGAGTCTGGCAAATACTTGGGAAATCTTTACGACCGCAATTTTTCCAGGGAATTTATTTCGTCCGCTTGTGCAGTTTTCCCATGCCTTGACCTATGCTTTCAGCGGAATGAACCCGTTTTTCTTTCACCTGATCAATTTACTATTGCATGCAAGCATTGCCGTTTTAGTCTATCAGCTGTTTTGTTTATTCTTTCACGACAAACTGGCACTAGTTGCTGGAATACTTTTTGCTGTTTTGCCGATACATACTGAAGCCGTTGTCAATATTTCCGGTAGAGCAGAACTTTTCGTGACCTACTTTGGCTTGCTTGTATTGCTACGCTTGGCAGGCAACAAACCTGAAGATTTCAAAGCACAGCTAACGACTGCCAGTCTTTTTTGCTTTGCGCTGTTGTCCAAGGAAAGCGCAGTCGTGCTTTTAGCTTTGGCGTTATTGCTTGATTATTACCGTGGTTTATTTAGGCCAGGACTTTATTGTTTGGTTTTTGGCCTGCCATTATTAGTTTATTTTGCACTACGTTATTTTGCTCTTGGTGCGCTGGTTGAGACTGCCGATATCGGAATGTTAGAAAACCCCTTAATTCAGGAAAATCTCCTTGGTCGAATTAGTAATGGGTTTTATTTACTCTCCTGGTATCTAAGTTTGACCCTAGCACCAGTAAAATTTAGCGCTGATTATTCATATGCAACAATCTTACCGTTCAGATTCGGGATTGATTTGCCGCAGACTCTGGTTGCGCTGTCGATTGCCGCGATTTTTGCCGTGACAATTTATGCCGCAAAGTTAAAATACGAGATAGCTTTTTTTAGCGCCTGGTTTTTTCTGAGTTTTACCATCACCGCAAATATTTTGTTTCCAATTGGAACAATTTTTGCTGAGCGCTTAGCATACTTGCCAAGCATTGGAATTGTCGGCTTACTTGCTTATCTGATTACCCGGGTCTCGTCATCTCGAGTGCAAGTAATTTGCAGCACACTGCTTTGTGCGCTTTATGCAACAGTTGCTTTAGCGCAGGCGCAAGTTTGGCGTGATGAGTTAACGCTGCGCGCTCGGCAAGTAGAAATTACGCCCCAGAGCGCCAAGGCGCTCCATCATTATGGCGAGTTTTTGCGTCGTGAAAAAAAACTTACTGCAGCACGAGAATTAATGCTGCGCTCACTGCAAATTTATCCGCGAAATCCTGAAGCGCTTTGTTCGCTAGCGGCAATTTATTTTGAAGAAAAAAACTACCAGCAGGCGCTGATCGAGTTAGAAAAATCCAAAGCAATTGACCACATGCACGCACGTACATACGACCTAAAAGCGCGCAGTTATTTAATGCTGGGAGATAAACTGGAGGCATTAAAAAACGCTAAGCGTGCAGTTGAGCTTGCGCCAGGAGATTTCCCAGCTAATTTGGTTTTGGCCGGCTCATATCTTGCGCTCGGAGATCTTAACGCAGGAATTTCCATTGTTAAGCAACTGAAAATGCTTAACCCCGAAGACCCTGAGTTACAAAGTATTCTCGAGCAGCTTAATGCTAGGGGTATTATGATTAAGTAATTAATCTAATCATGTTGAATTTATTCTGTTAATTACGGTTAGCCCGCTCGAACGGACATTCTAGCAGCGTAGAAATTTTACATGGATTTTTTGGCATAATACTGTGCGGTGCCGCGTTGTACCCGTCATGTTGTGTGCGCGATATTGGACGCACCATATTGGAGGTGTTGCCATGAGTACTGTCAAGCCAAAGACTAATCATCATTACGCCATTCTTTATTTTTTTCTTATACAAATAATTTTTCAAATATTGATCTTACACAGAGCGCATGCTCAGGGAGCGCCGGAATATTTGTTGTATGGGTGCGTGAGTTTAAACGGAAACGTGGTTGTATGCGGGCACAGCTCTGCGGGAGGGGTAGGTGGGGAGTTAAATCCGAGTTGTGCGGGAGGTGGTAGTGATACGTGTAGTGCGCAAGGTGTGATTAATGGTTTGGGTGGGAATGTGGGGGTTAGTTATCAGAAGACAAATGGTGGGTCTGTGCAGCTTGGGGCGAATATATCAGGGGAATTATGGGTGCGAGGGACTCCGAGCGTTACAGTTACAAGTCAGGGTCAGGGGCAGCTTGATTTAAGCGGCACGGGGTATGATGGAAGCGCGCAGCTTACGTTTGGGAGTGTGCCGCTTAGTGGAGAGAGTGGGGAGGTTAATGAGGCTGCTGGTGGGCAGGTAGATTTCACGCATTTGCAGGGGGTGAGTGGTTCGGGGGCTAGGCATGTTGATGTTGAGTGTGGAGGTGGGGGAAGGCAGACGAGAACATTTAGTGAGTATCCGGGAGTTACGTATCTAAGAGTGTCGGAAGTAGGATTTAGTTTGGGTAATTTTACGCGCATGGATGCGCGACCCGGAGAAGTGCTTGCTGTGGGTAGTGGTAGTTTTAGTTATGGAGTTGAGCTTGGAGCCTCGGAGCCGGTGGTGAGTGTTGAGGGGCCGCTTGTGGGGGGTAATCTCAATCTAAATCCGCCGCGTGGAGCTCTAGTGGACTTTGAGGCTAGTGCGAGTGACCCGGACAATCAGGTGGGGAGTGGAATTTGTAGTTATGAGTGGGAAGTTAGGAAGCCAGATGGGGTGGTTTTAGCAGGCAGCGGAGAGCAGTTAAGTTTTGATGCGAATTTAAGTGGTGAATATCGAGTTGAAGTAGAAGTTACGGACAACGAGGGTGTGGTGAAGCGTGAGGAGCGGGTATTTTTTGTAGGGTCCAAGGCAAGAGAGCCGCAAGCAGGGACTGGACCGAATGATGAGGGAGAGGGCGGGAAGCCGCAGTATAGTAATCGTTGTGGAGGGGATGAGTATGTGAGTGTGGGTGTGAATCCTGTGTATGGAAATGGGTATGTGGCGATTATTGATCCGATTGCAACGCGTGGAATGTGGTTAAGAAACGATGTGTGGGTGAGTAGTCAGGGGCTTATCAAGTTTCCAGATCATGGAACGGTGTTTGGGAACGCGGCGTTTACGTATGGAATAAGTGTAGAGGCGCATGTGGTTCAAGGGGTGAATGGTCCTGAGGTGAGGCATTTTTTATTTGATGCAGATGGTTATGCGTTGGAGATGGGTGTGGATGGGCACAGTCCAGTAAGACCTCCTGGGATGTATTCGGAGTTAAGTTGGGATGAGGAGGAAGGGTATGAGCTTAATGGAGCTGGGCCGCCGGGAGAGATCTTTCGGGCTGGGGATTATCGGTATGAGTTTAATG
This genomic window contains:
- a CDS encoding ABC transporter ATP-binding protein, which gives rise to MSTPILQVDNLQLSLGGNKILTGISFDIKPGEHVGIIGTNGCGKTTLFNCISGFFIPDSGKINYQNEDITELAPHVRARKGIGRIFQNFGIFRELTVIENMILALENSPGAKLSWNGNKKALTQRALELLSKVKLETKAKELASSLSGGQMRLLEISRTLALGSDLILLDEPTAGVAPKMKQDVMAMLNELAALDKTIMIIEHDLSFIQKLCPRILVLDTGKVVMDGSPESVRSDPRLQEIYFGTDHKNVTTTEAA
- a CDS encoding fumarate reductase/succinate dehydrogenase flavoprotein subunit, which encodes MELNAKIPSGPLAEKWTKHKNESKLVAPNNRRKYSVIVVGSGLAGASAASTLGELGYQVYCFCFHDSPRRAHSVAAQGGINAAKNYQNDGDNVWRLFHDTIKGGDFRAREANVYRLAEVSASIIDQCVAQGVPFAREYGGTLANRSFGGAQVSRTFYARGQTGQQLLLGAYASLSRQISLGNVKMMTRREMLDLVVSNNKAKGIICRNLLNGEIESFAAHAVVLATGGYSNVFYLSTNALGCNVTATYRAYKRGAGFANPCYTQIHPTCIPVSGEHQAKLTLMSESLRNDGRIWVPKTKGDKRQPQTIPDSERDYYLERKYPSYGNLAPRDIASRSAKEACDNGNGIGPGGLGVYLDFRDSIQRLGESTIKQRYGNLFDMYERITGENPYQVPMRIYPAPHYTMGGLWVDYNLMSTIDGLFVIGEANFSDHGANRLGASALMQGLADGYFVLPYTLANYLANTGPSKLETSLPEFNAALSGVTAVNKQLLNINGKRSVESFHGELGRIMWDYCGMARNAAGLKKALGLIPALREEFWSNVKVPGSGEDLNQELEKAGRVADFLEFSALMCQDALTREESCGGHFREEYQTQEGEAKRDDSRFLHAAVWEFKGVEKSPERHVEQLTFENAKLVERSYK
- a CDS encoding O-antigen ligase family protein; the encoded protein is MRQHLPRLTEERFGTLGHYLLATLSVVTPLSIAAIDTCLVILTLAWLGFLCSTGRLKSPARVLQQNPVIASIATPMLVWFLFSTIATCIGLGSMNSVFELVKVAIYLSVPFVVYQILSAPDIKPQELLGRISFYCCLLLIGQALAALHSVIELSFPELLLSKSALKPPGPVTEAGQVLLVFGALIFLLLLTRFEQRKLERRPVIGLGIGLYCAVTGLVCAWAHLLNIPALPRAVKLIFILSILVIFAYTSYKGLAAFRAFDFAKYSNPWFQRFIITAGSLIALALLINLKRGPWLGVFILIMLVSFAVSRRLGIGALLTSLLVLVAFNPVQDRLFQVSDHFSIAGGRKSMWSLGLEIIQRYPLGLGVRNAKFMRELDPTLPEAHRHLHNNILNIAAESGIMGSLVFIWWMFAIFKLGFSGFSKLRNMDDQTAKSLALCLLALTATLVGWQVAGLAEYNYGDGEVRMIAFYYLGYILAITSIYSRHEKQV
- a CDS encoding succinate dehydrogenase/fumarate reductase iron-sulfur subunit, whose protein sequence is MEFTIHVWRQKNAATPGKMVTYAAREISPDMSLIEMLKSVNRDLVEKGEEPIAFEADCLEGICGTCCLVINGIAHGPSKACTTCQLHMRSFSNGDHIYIEPWRAAAFPVIKDLIVDRGALDRIIQAGGFVSVNAGSAPDGNSVPIGKTAADVAMDAAQCIGCGACVAACKNGSAMLFTAAKISHLAYLPQGQPERNLRARKMIEQMDQEGFGACTNQFECEAVCPKEISVKFIAQMNREYARAKLFASE
- a CDS encoding succinate dehydrogenase cytochrome b subunit; translated protein: MATQAQPLRADLDKASCFFSSSIGLKFLMGITGIGLVLFIIFHLLGNLQIFLGQNALNEYAELLEELGGLLWIARIGLIAIFLTHVISAIKLKRKNTNARPVVYAYQNTVQASFASRVMFGGGSVIFFFVLFHLAHFTWTLINPEFANLHDQQGRHDVFSMVVLGFSNPIIAFTYILALTAVCLHLSHGIPSFLQSLGFYSQKYTQQLRLVGPAIAGLIYLGYISIPIAVLLEIISLPPGVHY
- a CDS encoding branched-chain amino acid ABC transporter permease, yielding MEYYIHLGILCSIYLILAASYNISFGLARMLNLAHIAFWALGAYGTALLAVNYNLGPLPCMIVSMILPAILSLLVGAISLRLSGDYFAIGTLAFHSIVAALLINWKSLTRGVLGIPGIPRPELFGINFYENINFLYLALVFVFLSLTIVYFVFKSPLALTLRALGENESAALALGKNAKHARIICFVISSIFAGIAGSLYAYYINYIDPSSFSSSEMIFILSAVIIGKPGSFWGALFGVIFLTLLPEPIRQFEIDSSILGPMRQLIYAAVLFMVVLLRRDSLFPKLRTV
- a CDS encoding branched-chain amino acid ABC transporter permease, yielding MWEIMPQLLVNALIAGSIYAIVSSGFSLMYGVLKVLNFAHGQVLMLGAYLFYFFHISQELAVPAAGILSLGCMSLFAITALRLFIEPFTEHSFILPLVSTLALSIILESLVSIFFGVNVKSFTSGSAVESIEFWGIFITPIQIIIITSAVFILSVLGLVVHTTYYGRMLRALAEHPAAAESLGINRRILTLSVILIGTLLATYAGILVGYETNIQPTMGGIFTVKALAAMILGGLGNIWGTVAGSYILALVENLGLGVEIGGYSIPAGYKDAVAFIIILLMLLVRPTGIFGKRLRKV